From the Bradyrhizobium ontarionense genome, the window CAAACGGATAGCCATGCACCCATTCGAGCTCGGGCATGCTCTTGAAGTTCATGCCGTAGATCGAGGCGATCAAGGTCGGCGGCATCAGCACCACCGCCATCACCGAGAACAACTTGATGATGTTGTTCTGCTCGAGGTTGACCACACCGAGCATCGCGTCGAGCACGAAGGTGATCTTGCTAGCGAGATAGGACGCGTGATCGCTGAGCGAAGCCACGTCGCGCTGCATCGTCTTGAGCTGCTCGCGCATGTCCTTCGACCATTTCACGCCTTCCACTACCGCGGACAGGAAGGTGACGAGGCGCCCGATCGAGACCAGGCTCTCGCGCACCTTCGAGGTCAGGTCGCCCTTGCGGCCGATCGCAGCCAGGATCTGCGAATACTGCTTGGCATGGCCGTGCCGCTCATTGTTCGGCTCGAAGATCTCGTGACTGACCTGGTCGATGTCGGCCCCCACCCGCTCGAGGATGTCGGCGCAACGGTCGATCACGGCGTCGAGCAGCTCCATCAGCACCATCTCGCCGGTGACGCCCGGGGCACAGCTGCGAGCCAGCTTGGCCTCGACCACCGCGAACGGCTTCGGCTGGTCGTAGCGGACCGTGACCAGACGGTGGCCGGCCAGGATGAACGTCACCGCGGTGGTCCGGGGCATGTCGGAATCGGAGTGACACATCAGGGTCGCCGTCATGTAGCGGGCGCCGTTCTCGATGTAGAGACGGCTGGAGATCTCGATCTCCTGCATGTCCTCCCGCGTCGGCACCGCGATGCCCGCGAGCTTTTCGACCGCCCGGTCCTCGGCGCCGCTCGGGTTGACCAGGTCGACCCAGACCGCGTTCTCGGGCAGATTCGCAGGATCGGTGATGGCCGCCTTCTTCAGCGAGGATTCGGACGGAACGAACACCGAGAACATGGAGGACTCCGAATCAGGAACGTGGTTTCGGGGGGCTTAGCGGAGGGATGCTGCTGCCTTGTGACGCAGCTTGGTGGTGGGGTCCATCGGCTTTTCGGGCCAGGCGCGCCGAACCAATGAGGATGACCGTGCCATCATGGGCACAGCTGTGGATGAACGGCAGGAACTTTGCGGCAAAAAAGCAACATCCACGGCGCTGCAGCGCGACCTGTGCGCGTAGTGGCTGGAATTGAGATCGATTT encodes:
- a CDS encoding magnesium transporter CorA family protein codes for the protein MFSVFVPSESSLKKAAITDPANLPENAVWVDLVNPSGAEDRAVEKLAGIAVPTREDMQEIEISSRLYIENGARYMTATLMCHSDSDMPRTTAVTFILAGHRLVTVRYDQPKPFAVVEAKLARSCAPGVTGEMVLMELLDAVIDRCADILERVGADIDQVSHEIFEPNNERHGHAKQYSQILAAIGRKGDLTSKVRESLVSIGRLVTFLSAVVEGVKWSKDMREQLKTMQRDVASLSDHASYLASKITFVLDAMLGVVNLEQNNIIKLFSVMAVVLMPPTLIASIYGMNFKSMPELEWVHGYPFALVLMLIAAIVPYYIFKLKKWL